TCGCTTCACTAATTCTGCTCTTTACACATTCTAATAGAATAAGTGTTTTATGCACATGATATCCCAGTCATCACTCCAGACTTCATGTCACCTAACAGTTCTAAACATCTGTTCTAACTCTTAACAGATCAGAATGAATGCCAGGTGAACAATGGTGGCTGTATGTATACCTGTAAGGATCTTGTCATTGGTTACCAATGTGGATGTGCTGCTGGCTTTGAGCTGGTTGATGACAAAAACTGCAGAGGTGAACTTTTTGACTTTAGTTTGacttttttcatttaaaatttaagaGCTTTAGAACTaaaattttaactttccacagATATTGATGaatgtcaaaatcctgggacctgCAGCCAAGTTTGTACTAATACCATAGGGAGCTATGAATGTACATGTCACAAAGAATATCACTTGGATCCAGTGAATGGCCTTTGCAAGGCAATGGGTAAGTGGAAACAACCTTCAATGAGTCAGTCCTGTTAAACCTTTCTTCCCATGTAAGGGGAGAGCTAAGCTTTAATGAGGTTAGAAATCTGTAGTTCGTACTGCAACTTGTAATCACTTTCCACAGGCTTCCATTTTCTACTTGATCCATGAAGTTGTCTCCATTTTGGACTTTCAAACACTTTCAAATATAGTTTAAAGCCCTTTTTGAAAGAAGCATGATTGTCTTGCAGTTATGCCTCATTTGTACTGTAACCACTTCACTGCACTTCAATCAATGCAGTGGCATTAGTATCCACTTTGTTTTCAATATTTACTGTAGAAATTGTGCCAAAGGGATTTGGGAAGAGTTGCCCTGAACACTTGCTAGAAATCTTTGCACACATCCCAGGGACTTTACCTAACTTATCACCATGATCTAATTTGATTTTAAAGCTTTGAATTTGAGCCAAAAGTTATCCAGTAACTCTGTAGCTTTATTATGCAGCATAATAAAGCCTGTCTACTGGCCAATGAGCAGACTCCTCATGGCACTGCCCTCAATGTGCTGCACAATTCCCCTGAACAAATAGGGCTAAGGTAAACACTTTCACTTAGTTTTGTTTTCTATTCCTCCTGAAAATAGGAAAAGAGCCTTACTTGATCTTTACCAATCGTCATGATatcaggaaaatgggattgcGCCAAATGGAATACACCCAAGTGGCCTGGAAGCTGAGAAATGCTGTAGCACTTGATGCTGATGTTACAACACAAAGGATCTTCTGGGCTGATCTAGGACAGCAAGCAATATTTAGGTATGCATTTAAACCAAGCTCTAACAAATGTTTCATGATACTAGTCTAGGTAGTCACAGCATACAGGGTTGAGCTTCAACTTGCTTTGAATCTGATTCATTCACTGCCATTGTGCAGTTCTAGGCAGGCTTTTAGGCACCCCtaatttttttctctgttctCCTATATTAACCCTCAGGCTAACTGCTTGATGGGTACAATGGT
This genomic stretch from Chiloscyllium plagiosum isolate BGI_BamShark_2017 unplaced genomic scaffold, ASM401019v2 scaf_7831, whole genome shotgun sequence harbors:
- the LOC122545401 gene encoding very low-density lipoprotein receptor-like; translation: QNECQVNNGGCMYTCKDLVIGYQCGCAAGFELVDDKNCRDIDECQNPGTCSQVCTNTIGSYECTCHKEYHLDPVNGLCKAMGKEPYLIFTNRHDIRKMGLRQMEYTQVAWKLRNAVALDADVTTQRIFWADLGQQAIFRYAFKPSSNKCFMILV